The following proteins are encoded in a genomic region of Streptomyces sp. NBC_01723:
- a CDS encoding ATP-binding SpoIIE family protein phosphatase, which produces MEEVSAAMTVDARGRVTGWSDGARRLTGYRADEVVGRAARELLARGALPGTLSGTAEIRHRDGGTVLLRLRSCPLLGADGVPLGHAVTAAPEGPGYGLIEEAVQQASPSMAVLDRELRFLHANDTACRMMGRPAEELIGRSLPETLARTGTGRGAFLHQLRLAAERGRPVQYESYSQAPAGSRPHAWTVEIWPVHDASGALAAVAVAALESTEQHRARERLALLNAAGAVGSTLDVVRTAEELVGLLVPRFAGFATVALLDWTLGTDEPVAVATEDGELRRVAHASATEGFPTPGVHLGGNEVYPPYAPPARAMREGRVVLSGPGDPDFDRWMRMRAAETPHNRPFREAVCSLLSVPLRARGTTLGVAVAARTVPREPYAGEDAVLAEELVGRAAVSVDNARRFARERATALAIQRSLLPRGLPGQAAVEVAHRYLPTASAAGIGGDWFDVIPLSGTRVGLVVGDVVGHGIPSTATMGRLCTAVRTLADVDLPPDELLTHLDDLVTHLAAVRETDDGGEVAELGATCLYAVYDPVSRRLALAAAGHPAPAILLPDGTVRLVPVSAGPPLGVGGLPFEATELELPEGSVVALYTDGLVEDRERDRDVDHATEELCRALAAPAHSLDALCDGVLKAVLPEEPADDVALLLARTRALGEDRIRTWDVHPDPAHVAATRRSVIEQLTEWGLDETAFVTELVVSELVTNAIRYGEPPIQLRLIRHTALICEVSDASSTSPHLRRAHAYDEGGRGLLLVAQLTQRWGSRQTDTGKTIWAEQPLPAR; this is translated from the coding sequence ATGGAGGAAGTCTCCGCCGCGATGACCGTCGACGCCCGCGGAAGGGTGACGGGGTGGAGCGACGGCGCGCGGCGGCTCACGGGGTACCGGGCCGACGAGGTCGTGGGACGTGCCGCGCGGGAGCTGCTCGCACGGGGCGCACTCCCCGGCACCCTGTCCGGCACCGCCGAGATCCGGCACCGGGACGGCGGCACGGTGCTCCTGCGGCTGCGCTCCTGCCCGCTGCTGGGCGCCGACGGCGTACCGCTCGGCCACGCCGTGACCGCCGCCCCCGAGGGCCCGGGGTACGGCCTGATCGAGGAGGCCGTCCAGCAGGCGTCCCCGTCGATGGCCGTCCTCGACCGCGAGCTGCGCTTCCTGCACGCCAACGACACCGCGTGCCGCATGATGGGCCGGCCCGCCGAAGAGCTGATCGGCCGCAGCCTCCCCGAGACGCTGGCCCGGACCGGGACCGGCCGGGGGGCCTTCCTGCACCAACTGCGGCTCGCCGCCGAGCGCGGCCGGCCCGTCCAGTACGAGAGCTACTCGCAGGCCCCCGCCGGCTCCCGCCCGCACGCCTGGACCGTCGAGATCTGGCCGGTCCACGACGCGTCCGGCGCGCTCGCCGCCGTCGCCGTGGCCGCGCTGGAGAGCACCGAGCAGCATCGGGCGCGGGAGCGGCTGGCGCTGCTGAACGCCGCCGGCGCGGTCGGCAGCACCCTCGACGTCGTGCGTACCGCCGAGGAACTCGTCGGCCTGCTCGTGCCGCGGTTCGCCGGATTCGCCACCGTCGCCCTGCTCGACTGGACCCTCGGCACCGACGAGCCCGTCGCGGTGGCCACCGAGGACGGTGAACTGCGCCGGGTGGCCCACGCCTCCGCGACCGAGGGCTTCCCCACCCCCGGCGTGCACCTGGGCGGAAACGAGGTCTACCCGCCCTACGCCCCGCCCGCCCGCGCGATGCGGGAGGGCCGCGTCGTCCTCAGCGGGCCCGGCGACCCCGACTTCGACCGCTGGATGCGGATGCGTGCGGCCGAGACCCCGCACAACCGGCCGTTCCGCGAAGCCGTCTGCTCGCTCCTGTCCGTCCCGCTGCGGGCCCGCGGCACCACACTGGGCGTGGCCGTCGCCGCCCGGACCGTGCCCAGGGAGCCGTACGCCGGCGAGGACGCCGTACTGGCCGAGGAACTGGTCGGCCGGGCCGCCGTCTCCGTGGACAACGCCCGCCGCTTCGCCCGCGAACGCGCCACCGCCCTGGCGATCCAGCGCAGCCTGCTGCCCCGGGGCCTGCCCGGCCAGGCGGCGGTCGAGGTGGCCCACCGCTATCTCCCCACCGCGTCGGCAGCCGGCATCGGCGGCGACTGGTTCGACGTGATCCCGCTGTCCGGCACCCGTGTCGGCCTCGTCGTCGGCGACGTCGTGGGCCACGGCATCCCGTCCACGGCGACCATGGGCCGCCTGTGCACGGCCGTCCGCACCCTCGCCGACGTCGACCTGCCGCCCGACGAACTCCTCACCCACCTCGACGACCTCGTGACCCACCTCGCGGCCGTCCGCGAGACGGACGACGGCGGCGAGGTCGCCGAACTGGGCGCCACCTGCCTCTACGCCGTCTACGACCCCGTCTCCCGCCGCCTGGCCCTCGCGGCCGCCGGCCACCCCGCGCCCGCGATCCTGCTGCCCGACGGCACCGTGCGGCTCGTCCCCGTGAGCGCCGGACCGCCGCTCGGCGTCGGCGGGCTGCCCTTCGAGGCGACCGAGCTGGAACTGCCCGAGGGCTCCGTGGTCGCCCTCTACACCGACGGCCTGGTCGAGGACCGGGAACGCGACCGCGACGTCGACCACGCCACGGAAGAACTGTGCCGAGCCCTGGCCGCGCCCGCGCACTCCCTCGACGCCCTGTGCGACGGCGTGCTCAAGGCCGTGCTGCCCGAGGAGCCCGCCGACGACGTCGCGCTGCTGCTGGCGCGCACCCGGGCCCTGGGCGAGGACCGGATCCGCACCTGGGACGTCCACCCCGACCCCGCCCACGTCGCGGCGACCCGGCGGTCCGTCATCGAGCAGTTGACGGAGTGGGGGCTGGACGAGACGGCCTTCGTCACCGAACTCGTCGTCAGCGAACTGGTCACCAACGCCATCCGCTACGGCGAACCGCCCATCCAGCTGCGCCTCATCCGCCACACCGCGCTCATCTGCGAGGTCTCCGACGCCAGTTCCACCTCGCCCCACCTGCGCCGGGCCCACGCCTACGACGAGGGCGGCCGGGGCCTGCTGCTGGTCGCCCAGCTCACCCAGCGCTGGGGCAGCCGGCAGACGGACACCGGCAAGACCATCTGGGCCGAACAGCCCCTGCCCGCGCGGTGA